The genomic region GTATAGTGTATCCTGGGGCAGCTCTGGGATCTCCCCCGCCATTCTGCCTGCCGTTGAGCGATGGAGGGGGTGGGTCTAGTGCTTCTCTCAcagccctgctccctccctgGCAGTGGAGAGCAGATGCCAGCCTACCAGCGATTCCATGCCTTGGCCCAGCCGGGGCTCCCGGGCCTTGTGCTGCCCTACAAGTACCAGGTGCTGGCCGAGATGTTTCGCAGCATGGACACCATCGTGGGCATGCTCTACAACCGCTCCGAGACTGTGACCTTCGCCAAAGTCAAGCAGGGTGTCCAGGACATGATGCACAAGTGAGCCAGGGCCTCGTCCTGCCCTTGAAGTCTGTGTGCCCTCTGGCCCCGGCTTTCTGACCTCTGCACCCTCATCCCGCAGACGCTTTGAGGAGCGCAATGTGGGCCAGATCAAAACTGTGTACCCCGGCTCCTACCACTTCCGCCAGGAGCGCTTCGTCCCCACTTTCAAGGATGGCATCAAAAGGTCCGATTACCAGCTCACCATCGAGCCGCTGCTGGACCAGCGTGAGTGTACCAGGCCTCAGGTTCCTGACTGGGACGCTGCCCGCTTTGAGCATGGGTGTGAGGTGGCAGGCACTGGGCCTCATCTGAGACCCGCATGTGTGGGCTGGGTGACTGGGTAGGCCTGGCCCCTGGGCTCAGGCCCTGATTCTTCCTGCAGAGGCTGGCAGTGCAGCCCCCCAGCTCACAGCATCGCGCCTGCTGCAGCGGCGCCAGGTCTTCAGCCAGAACCTGGTGGCCCGAGTCCGGGAGCATCACAGGGTGAGCAGGTGCCCCAGCTTCAGTGCTTAGTTGTCCCTGCTATTGCGGTCACATCGGATCCACAGGCAATGGGCTCCTCCCAAGGCTGAATCCTAGAGTTCTTCTAACTGTTCTCCCTGGCTGTCTTCTACACATGGGTGGCTGTAGGGCTGGGCAAACTGGGAACTCAGGGCTGCAGCCTCTGGCCCCCGGAGGCTTGGGAAGAGTCCCAGAGATGCTTCTGGGTGCTCTTTGCTTTGCCCCCAGCCCAGCTGAGCCCCTGCAGCtcagaggtgaagtaacttgcccattGTTTAGCTGGGACAGGAACTGGGCAGATGTGCCCAGGGTCACCAGCTGCCCCCCTTCTCACATAGGCCTTCCTGGCCTCCCTGAACCCCCCCATGGAGGTGCCAGAGGACCAGCTGACACGCTGGCACCCCCGCTTCAATGTGGATGGGGTGCCTGACATCGAGCCAGCTGAGCTGCCCCAGCCGCCCGCTGTGGAGAAGCTGACCACCGCCCAGGAGGTCCTGGCCCGTGCCCGTAGCCTGATGTCACCCAGGGTAAGGCTGGGGTGGAACAGCCTGACCCCCATGTTGGTGTGTGACAGGCTCCACCTTTGGCCACGGGCCTCAGAGTGGGCGGACGTGCCCTTCCCACTGTGGAGCACCACCCACCAGCAGGCACTGCCCTGGGCAGGCGAGCATGGGCCCTGGATGTGCTGGAATGAACCTGGGCTGGATACAGGGCTCCTGGGGGCTCCCCTGCAGCTGGACGGGGGAGGCTTCTCCTGACCTCTCCCTTCTTACTTGTCCCAGATGGAGAAGGCCCTGAGTGACCTGGCCCAGCGCACAGCTGAGCCTAGCAGCCCCAGGTCCCCCAGCCTGGCACAGCCAGCCACCCCGCCAGCCACTCCACCTGCTGCCCCACCTTCTGCCCTGAAAGGGGTGTCCCAGGCCCTGCTGGAGCGAGTGAGTGTTCAGCGTCTATATGGTGGGTgggtgtgcagtgtgtgtgtgagagagggatAGGCCCCTGAGCACCCATGCCCACCTCAGATCCGGGCCAAGGAGGCACAGAAGCAGCTGGCACAGATGACACGGCGCCCGGagcaggagcagcggctgcagcGGCTCGAGCGGCTGCCCGAGCTGGCTCGGGTGCTGCGCGGCGTGTTTGTGTCGGAGCGCAAGCCAGCACTTACCATGGAGGTGGCCTGTGCCAGGATGGTGGGCAGCTACCGAGCAGCCATGAGCCCTGGTGAGTGCAGAGTGAGGGTGGGCACCGTACCCTTGGGGTTACCTCCTGAGGCCCCACGGGACTTGCCTGTTCTCTCAAGGCCTCTGGTCCCTCAAGGCAGGGCAGCCCATGGTGGGGTCTCCGTGGGAGCACAAGCTGCTGGGCGAGGCTGCAGGGTCACTGTGGCATCTTCTCCTGTCTTGTTATGGGAGGCTTGACAGGGTCCTGGCACCCAGCCTCATGTTCCCCTCTCTCTGCAGGGGAGATGGAGAAGCACCTGCAGCTCCTCTCTGAGCTGCTGCCTGACTGGCTCAGCCTCCACCGCATCCGCACGGACACCTACGTCAAGCTGGACAAGGTCGCCGACCTGGCAGGTGTCATGGAGCAGCTGGCCCGCCTGGCCCGTGCAGAGGAGACACTGTGAGCCCAGTGGACATGTGCCGGGCCTGTGTCTTACTCCCTTTCGGAAAATGATGCACTTTGTTCTCCCTGTCCTGAGTCTCATGAGGGCCAGGCTGGCCTGGGCTCAGGCTGCTGAGCTAGAGGGTCTCTGGTGGAGGCCTCCTGCCTTGTATACAGAATGCAGGGAAaaggggggggtgggggaaggtagTGTGACGGCCAGAGTTACCCTCTCGGGGGCCCACAGGGGCTCCTGGAGGACCCGGTATCACACATGTTCCCCACAGAGGGAGGCCTATGCAGAATCTGAGATTGAGTCTCCCTGCAGCCTCCAGGAGGAAGCAGCTGTGCCCACCCACGCCCTGGATCTTGTATTTGGTCTCTAGACTGTCAGATAAAGTTGTTGGAAGTCAGCATGTTTGTGTGATGAGTTACAGCAACAGGGGAAGGCAAGTTGGGGTGCCCCTGTGCGTGCAGACAGCTCACAGGGCTTGAGAACCACCAAACGCTAACATCAGAAAGTGCCCAGCCTGCTTACTGGGCCGTTTCACCCAGTCGCTGGAAAGGAACTCTGCTCTAGAAAGTTGTTTATTCTCATTCCATTATCAACCAGCTGGCAGCTCCTGGCCACGGGGCTTCCAAAGCCTCAACAGGGCTTCAGGGGCAGCCCCACCCTgaagaaagtcactcagccacaGACACAGAGCAAGTCCAGGTGAGCAGCCAGTGCCCCCTGGTGGCCAGTGGGGGTTGCTGCATCTGCCCATGCTGGTCCTCTCTTCTTCCAGGTGGCTTGGGGCTGGGGTCACTCGTACtgcaggagggagaagaagggcACAGCCCCCAGCTTCTCCCTGCCCTTCAGTGAGGTCAGCTCCACCAGGCTTACACACTCCAGCACCTCAGCCTGCAGCTGGCCCAGCAGCTCACAGGCTGCGCACATGGTTCCTGGTGGGGGAAGAAAGGGACCATGGAGACAGCCCCTAGGAGACTAGAGCTGAAGCCTGTTCCCACCCGGACACCAGGCCCACTCTGCTGGGAAAGACCCTCACCACCAGTGGCAAGCAGGTCGTCCACAACCACCACCTTCTGCCCTGGTTTCAGGGCATCTCTCTGGATCTCCAGTTCAGCCTGCAAAGGAAAGTGGACATGTGACCTACAAGTGTCCCCAAAAAACGGCCTTGGTATACAGAGCTGGGGAACTAATAAGGGCCACCTCCTAGGCCCAGTTCTAACCCACCCTATCTCCTGGCTGTGTCAACCTGGCCTAGctcctcagcctctctgagctccCATGTCCACTCCAACCAGTGGCTCCACTGGAGTCCATGGCTTTCCTTTTGGGAATGCACAGTCCACGGAGACACCCCCCAGCCTTCTCACCTTCCCGTATTCCAACGTATATGAGGCACACACGGTGGGGCCTGGCAGCTTCCCTCGCTTGCGGATGAGAATGCAGCCCAAGCCCAgctcctgggccagggatggaCCAAACAGGAAACCGCGTGAGTCTAGGCCTGTTGGCGAGACCTGGGGTGTTGGGGAAAGCTGTGTGCTACAGCAGCATTGCAGTCCCCGTAGTTAGGGCTGGACAGTGACACGTAACCATCGTGACCCAGGACACATGGCCTCGTGGGCTCCAGGTGAAAGGCTAACAACACCCATCCACTTCGGGGACGTTGACAGATTCCCCTATCACCCCAGGACTGCTGTGTGCTGGAGAGCAAGAGGTCAGGAGCTGGGCAGGGGCCACTCCATACAGCCGTGTAAATAGCCATGTGGCCTGAGGTAAGTCACCTGACCTCTCTCCAAAGTTAGCTGCTCACC from Bubalus bubalis isolate 160015118507 breed Murrah chromosome 18, NDDB_SH_1, whole genome shotgun sequence harbors:
- the CDT1 gene encoding DNA replication factor Cdt1, encoding MAQRRLTDFFARRRPGDSARLPRAKPAWRTPSPAKSAPCAAAPGPGSSRKRARPPAEPTRDEHVPPARKRLKLPADAVSGRSSPAAPGSPEHPSPQSKETKKAARSAGGRPCLAARENKVPSKVTLSELKSCLQRAQELGARVQELKASAQKDAGEPSAPEDEGRLEGPCGEQMPAYQRFHALAQPGLPGLVLPYKYQVLAEMFRSMDTIVGMLYNRSETVTFAKVKQGVQDMMHKRFEERNVGQIKTVYPGSYHFRQERFVPTFKDGIKRSDYQLTIEPLLDQQAGSAAPQLTASRLLQRRQVFSQNLVARVREHHRAFLASLNPPMEVPEDQLTRWHPRFNVDGVPDIEPAELPQPPAVEKLTTAQEVLARARSLMSPRMEKALSDLAQRTAEPSSPRSPSLAQPATPPATPPAAPPSALKGVSQALLERIRAKEAQKQLAQMTRRPEQEQRLQRLERLPELARVLRGVFVSERKPALTMEVACARMVGSYRAAMSPGEMEKHLQLLSELLPDWLSLHRIRTDTYVKLDKVADLAGVMEQLARLARAEETL
- the APRT gene encoding adenine phosphoribosyltransferase translates to MADPELQLVARRIRSFPDFPIPGVLFRDISPVLKDPTSFRASISLLANHLKKAHGGRIDYIAGLDSRGFLFGPSLAQELGLGCILIRKRGKLPGPTVCASYTLEYGKAELEIQRDALKPGQKVVVVDDLLATGGTMCAACELLGQLQAEVLECVSLVELTSLKGREKLGAVPFFSLLQYE